The genome window AGGCTTGCTGCGTTGCAATACTCTTCCCCCGGGAAACACTTTATTCGAACGCCAGTATAATGTGGGATAGTTACTCATTCGGAAGCTGATCATGATATACAATCGGAGCTTACAGCGTGCGGGTTTGCCGGTTATTTTCGCCGTTTTTTTGACGGCTTGCGATCCGATGCTCAGCATCCAGGGTTCGTTCTGGCCGGCCTGGATCATTTGCATACTGGCTGGCCTGGCAATCAGCATCGTGGTGGCCGGGCAGTTGGCGCGGGTCAAGCTTGCGCCGCATCTCGGGCCGCCGCTGCTGGTTTATCCGAGCCTATGGGCGTTATGCACCTTCGC of Candidatus Methylospira mobilis contains these proteins:
- a CDS encoding YtcA family lipoprotein, producing MIYNRSLQRAGLPVIFAVFLTACDPMLSIQGSFWPAWIICILAGLAISIVVAGQLARVKLAPHLGPPLLVYPSLWALCTFAVWLLFYST